Part of the Natrononativus amylolyticus genome, TATCAGAAATTAGTATCGGAGATTTTAAGTGGTTAGGGAGAGTTCCGTAAAACGGGTGCCGTAACTCAAGCAGTCGAAAACGCATCTCCGGCGCACGCTCAGTGGCGAGACGAGTAGACGCTCGTGGCCGAGCCGTCCCGAACGCGCTCGTAGACTGAGTTCCCACATGGCACCCCTCCCCCACATCCCCCCTTCCCACCCCCCAAAGCGCCGGTTCGGGACAGCGCCGGCAGAGAACCGTTTCTCCCTTTCGTAACTCGGAGCCGGTACGGGCGAGTTTGGGGCAGGAATGACCGAACGCACGTGGATGCGACGAACGTCGATCGTCAGGTCGTACTCCTCGCAGAACTCGTAGGTCGTCGCGAGCGACTCCCTGTCCGGAAAGAGGATCCGAAGGTGCCAGTGGTCGTCACAGCCGTACGCGTTCAGCACCGAAGCGTCTTCCTCGAGTAACAGCTGAACGACGATCTCGATCCGAGTCTCCCAGTCCACCCGGTACAGGTCCTCCTCGCCGAACGAACTCACCTTCTCGAGGTTTTCGACCGTCGGATCCGACGACAACGACCGCTCGACCCCGCTAAATCGTCCGTCCCCGAGACCCAGACGAACGGCATCACCCGGTCGACCCGGTGTGCGACGCCCGCTCGATCTCGAACTCCGCGTCGGGATTCGTTCGTAAGGTCTCCGACAGTGCGAACTCGTCGTCGGGGGGTTCGAGTTCCGTTACGATGCTCATCACCCGGTATGAGCACTCGACCACCAAAGAGCTAGTGATCAGCCGATGGCGATCGACTTTCGCCCGTCACAGACTGCAGCGATCACTGACCAGGCGCGAGCGCGACGGCTCGTTCTCTCGAGGGGCGCGCCTGGCCGGCCACCAGCCGCACGCCCGTCTCGGCCAGCCAGTCGAGAAACGGGGCAACCGCCGCGGGCGACTCGAGGCCGGCGGCGGCGGCGGTGTCTCGGCCGGCACCGACGTGGACGCCGAGACCCCCGGATTGGACCGCTCGAAACGCGGACTCGTCGGTCGTATCGTCACCCAGATACAGGACGAACGTCTCCGGTGGACAGTCGGCCTCGATGAGTTCGACGGCGTCGCCTTTTCCCCACGGTACCGCCGGGGACACCTCGATGACCGCCTTTCCGGTCGACAGCGAGAGGGCGTCGTCGCCGAACCGAGCGACGATTTCCGTGACGCGCTGGAAAACGATGTCGCGACCGACTGGGGGTACCGACCGCACGTGGACGGTCGCCGTGAGCCGCTTGTTCTCGACGCGACAGTTCGGGATCGGTTCGAGAACCGTCTCGAGGGCCGCACACACCTCGTCGATGCTCTCGGCTCGTTTCCTCGCAACGGGGTGAACCGAGACGGTTCCGTCGCGTTCGAGTTCGAGACCGTGGTTGCCGGCGTAGACGTCGGGGCCCTGGACGCGCGATCGAACGTCCGTGAGGCTTCGACCGCTGACGACCGCCGTCGACACCGGCGGTACTTCCGCGAGGGAGTCGAGGGCGCGCTGGTTCGCCTCCGTCGGTGCCGCCGCATCGGGATCGTCGACGATGGGGGCGAGCGTGCCGTCGAAGTCGAGGCAGACGAGCAGTCTCGACGCGTTTCGCAACTCCGTGCGCAGCCACGGGAGCCGACTCGAAAGCGGCGGCGGCGGCGTTACCGCCTCGTCGGAAACGACTTTCTCACTCATGGCGTAGCGAATCGAGAGCGGTTGTATCGCGTGGTGGATCGGGTGCGAGCTCATCGCGTGACGAGTCGAGGGCGTTTCGGCGGGACTTCGAGGGGCGGCGGTTCGCCGCCAGTCGGTTCAGCTGGTCGAACTGGGAAGCCATCCAGGAGTCGAGGTCGTTCGCGAACACCCGATCCCGAAGCGCCGTCATCCGGCGGCGCCGTTCCCGGTCGGACATCGACAGTGCGGACGCGATGGTGTCTGCGAACTGGTCGGTGTCACGGGGGTCGATGGTGAGCGCGAACTCGCCGAGTTGCTCGTGAGCGCCGGCGTGTTCGCTCAACACGAGCGAACCGTCGGCCTCGACGTTGGAGGCGACGAACTCCTGTGCGACGAGGTTCATCCCGTCGAACAGCGGGCTGACGACCGTGACGTCCGCCCGCCGGTACAGCGTACAGAGGTCGTCGCGCGGGAGGAACTCGTCGGTGTAGACGATCGGCCGCCAGTCGTCGGTCGCGAACCGGTCGTTGATCCGGTCGACCTCGCTCCGGACGCGGTCACCGAGGCGCGCGTACGCCGGCACGTCGGTCCGACTCGGCGTCGCCTTCTGGATGAACGCAAACCGCTCTCGCCACTCGGGGTGGTGTTCGAAGAGCCGCTCGACGGCCGCTAGCCGCTCGGGAATCCCCTTCGTGTAGTCGAGGCGGTCGACGCCGACTCCGATCGCACAGTCCTCTGGGATCCCGTACGACTCTCGCAGCGATCGCCAGCGCGAGATATCGACGGCACGGGCGTTGTGATCGTGTTTGCGCGCGTCGACGCCCATCGGGGTCGCGTCAACGCGGATCGTCCGACCGTCGTACTCGACCCGCCGCGTCTCGGAGTCGACGGTCGCGGCCGGAACGAACCGCTCGACGCACTCGAGAAACGACGTCGCGTACCTGTCGACGTGGAAGCTGAGCAGGTCGTTTCCGAGCAGTCCGCGGAGAAGCTCACGCTTGCCGGGACAGTGCTCGAACGCGCCCGGTTCGGGCCAGGGAATGTGCCAGAACTGCGCGATCGTCGTCGAATCGGGTACCGACTCGCGGATGAGCGCGGGCGCGTACCCGAGGTGGTAGTCCTGCAGCCAGACGACCGTTTCGTCGGTCGCGTGCTCGGCGACGGCGGTCGCGAACCTGCGGTTGACGGTTCGGTACCAGTCTCGGTCACCCTCGCGGTGCTCGATCAGGTCGGTGAGTTCGTGACACAGCGGCCAGAGGACGCGGTTGCTGAACCCGTAGTAGTACGCGTCGACGGCCTCCTCTGAGAGCCAGAGACGCCGAAGCGTGTACGACCCCTCGCCTGGAGGAACCGCAACGCAGTCGTTCTCGTCGGTCACCTCGCGGTCGGCCTCGCCGTCGCCCCAGGCGATCCAGGTGCCGTTCGCTCGCTGAAGAACCGGATCGAGCCCGGCCGTGAGTCCGCCCGTCGGCTCGTCGACGGTGATCGTGCGCTCTCGCTGTGCGGTCGTTGCCAGCGCCGTACCGGAACCGTCTCCGCCGCCGACACCGTCCGACGAGGTATCGTACTCGTGGCGGTAGGGCTGTCTGTTCGAGACGACGAGCAGCGACGGGGGAACGTCGAGCTCGTCATCGCTCGAGCCCTTGGTCGGTCGCTCGAGTCGCCGACGAACCGCGTCCGAATCGTCGGTCGCCGGTCGCTCCTCGGGGTTTCGCATTCGCCTGATCGAACAGCACCACCACAAGTTCCTTCGTGGCCTGCACCCTCAGGCCACTCTAATGGGCACCCATACCGTTCAGGCAAACCGACCGGATTACCGGGAGAGACCCTACTGTAGTCGAGAAAGAGAGATCCATCGCGGCGACAAAGACACGCACGCCCGAGCGGAGACCTACCCGCCCCGACAAAGGGTTGATTTACCCGTCTCGAGAAAGTACCGGCATGAACGGACTATTCGAACGTCGGACTACGGCGTGTCAGCACCGTCTCGAGGAGGTCGGCGCGGACGCGGCGGTTCTCTTTCCGAGCCCCAACCTCACGTATCTAACCGGTTTCGACGAGTCGCCGTCGGAGCGTCACCTGTTACTGGTCGTCCCGCGCACCGGTGAGCCAGCGTTCGTCGCCCCGTCGATGTACGACGAACAGCTCGCGGCGACCCACGTCGCGGACGTTCGTCTGTGGGACGACGGCGACGACCCGCTCGAGCTCCTCGAACGCGTCTTCGACGATCGGGAGACCGGCGGTCGCCACGACGATGACGGCGGCTCGCTCCTCGTCGACGACCGAATGTGGGCGATGTTCACCCAGGACCTGCGGCGCGTGCGCCCGGCCGCCGAGTTCGGGCTGGCGAGCTCCGTCTTCGAGCCGCTTCGGATCCGAAAGGACGACTCTGAACTCGAGGCGCTCCGGCGAGCGGGTGTGCTCGCCGACCGCGTCGCTCGCGAGATCCGCGAGCGCGGGTCCGAGTTCGTCGGCTCGACCGAGGCCGAACTCGCCGCCGAAATCGACCGGCTGCTCGAAGACGGCGGCGGCGTGAAACCGGCGTTTACGACGATCGTCGCCGCGGGGCCGAACGGCGCCCGTCCGCACCACCACAGCGGCGACCGCGTGATCGAGGCGGGCGAGCCGGTGGTGCTCGACTTCGGGGCGTTCGTCGACGCCGACCTCCCGGCGGGTACGGCCCGCTATCCCGGCGATCAGACGCGAACGATCGTCCTCGAGGGCGAACCCCCGACGGAGTACGAGCCAGTCCACGACGTGGTCGAACGGGCGCAAGCGGCGGCCGTCGACACAGTCGAGCCGGGGGTGACGGCGGCAGCCGTCGACCGCGCCGCACGGGACGTGATCGAGGACGCCGGCTACGGCGACGCGTTCGTTCACCGAACCGGCCACGGCGTCGGACTCGAGGTTCACGAACCGCCGTACATCGTCGCTGGGAACGATCGGGTTCTCGAGCCCGGAATGGTCTTCAGCGTCGAGCCGGGAATCTACCTCGAAGGACAGTTCGGCGTTCGGATCGAGGACCTCGTGGTCGTAACCGAAGACGGCCCAGAACGACTGAACGATTCCCCGCGAGGGTGGTAGCGGCGCGCTGTTACGGTCAGACGGCAGGTCGGACGGCAGTCACGTTACCACCGGAAAGAAGTCGTAACAGAGTCGACGACCGCAGTACAGCCGGAGTCGTAGCAGAGTCGACGGCCGGCCACATTAAGAACGAGATAACAACGGGGGTACTCGAGGTAGCCCGGGGCGCATGGCTGCAATCGACTCGGAACGACAGCTCTCACGCAACGAGGTCGCGGCGTATCTCCGCGAGTTCGCCGACGAACTCGAGACCGAAACGATCCCGGCGTCCAGCGACGATCCGGTCGCGGGTCAGAAGATGACCCTGGTCGCCGGCAACCAGAGCGCGACGATCAACCCGCCGACTGACGTCGGCTTCAACGTTCGCGTCGACGACGACAGTTCGCTGATGGACGACGACACCCGGCGCGTCACGTTCGAACTCGAGTGGAACCGCGCCGACGTGCCGGCAGACGACGAGTTGGGCGTGGAGTAGAGAGACCGTGTTATCGAGGGGTGATAGAAACCCGACTTTTTCCGAAACCGATGGAAACCAGGTTTTCGAAACTGATGGGAACCAGGTTTTGAAAACCGATGGGAGCCGGAGGGGAGATGTGGTAGCGGCGAACGTCGTTTCGACGACGACGGTCACAGCTGCCGTCGAGGCCGTTATCCCTCGACCGTCTCGACCAGCACCTTCCGGACGACGTCCGGGTCCTCGAGGAGCTGGTGTTCGGTATAGCTTCCCTCCGCACTGCCGCCGCTGTGGCGCGACTGCTCGATGATATCGAGAAACGCGTGTTCTTTCAGCAGGTCGCGGACTCGACGCAACGAGAGCGTGTCGGACCCCTCCTGGCGGCAGATTTCCTCGTAGACGTCGAAGATCTTGGTCGTCCGGAAACCGTCCTCGTCGGGCGTGTTGAGCGAGAGGACGGCGAGCGCCTGGAGGACGTACCGGGAGTGAGGGGTGGAGCCACGGATGAGTTCACGGAACCGGTCCGTCTCCGCGCGCTCGCGCGCCTGTACGACGAACTCCTCACGGACCGTCTCGCTCCCGTTCGACTGGGCGATCTCGCCCGCGTAGCGAAGGATGTCGATCGCCTTCCGTGCGTCACCGTGTTCGCGCGCGGCGAGGGCCGCCGCCCGCGGGATGACCGAGGGCTCGAGAACGCCGTCTTTGAACGCGTCGCTTCGAGCCTGCATGATGTCCCGGAGCTGGTTCGCGTCGTACGGCGGGAAGACGAACTCGCGCTCGCAGAGACTCGACTTGACGCGCTCGTCCATCCGATCTTTGTACTTGATCTTGTTGCTGATCCCGATCACGCCGATCTTACAGTCGGTGAGTTTGCCGGCTTCCCCCGCGCGCGAGAGTTGCATGAGAATGTCGTCGTCGTCGAGTTTGTCGACCTCGTCTAAGATGATGAGGACGACGCCGTACTGACTGTCGAGGACGTTCCACAGTCGCTTGTAGTACGTCGACGTACTCAACCCCTTGTCGGGAATTTTGATGCCGGTCACGTCGGGCGTGTTCAGCGAGTAGGCGATCGTCTGTACCGCCTGCGTTTCCGTGTTGTCCTGGGCACAGTCGACGTAGGCGAACTCCGCGGTTACACCCTCCTCTTTGGCGACGCGAACCAGCCGTTCGGAAATATGCTTTGCACACAGCGACTTTCCGGTCCCCGTTTTGCCGTAGATCAGGAGGTTACTCGGACTCTGGCCGAAGATCGCGGGGTTCACTGCGTTCGCGAGTTCGGAAATTTCGTCGTCTCGTCCGACGATTCGGCCCTCCTCCGGGAGGTGATTGATCTCGAGGAGCTCCTTGTTCTCGAAGATCGGGTCTTCACGGGTGAAAAGGTCGTCGCCGGAACTCGACATGGATAACAGACACCACGTTTCCGGTGAATACTCTTTACTGTTTGGTTCGGTTGACCGTCGTGAGACGCGATTCTCCTGCTGATCGACAGGTGGTCCGCTACGATACGGAACCCGTCGCGCTCACGGGTCACTGACCTCTTCGAAGGGGTCCTCGGTCGGCTGAGGTTGCGGGAGTGGACGAGCACACACACACCGGGTTTCCGGTGAAACGGTGTGAGAGTGGGGGGTGGGGTGGCGTTCACCGGAAGTCCGGTGTGGGGCGGTCAGTAGAAAGGTAGGTCAAAACGACAGCTCAGCCACCAACACAAAATACGACGACACCGGTCGAACCGCCAGAAAACGCGATTGAGAGAGGACAACACGTCTTAGACACCGAACGAAGAGTCCAGTGCAGCCGAGAGTAGACGGAAGATCGGAGGTGAAGAGGAGAGAAAACGGAAGCGGACAGACGAGAACGAGTTGGAAGAAATGGAGGGAACAGCAGCAAATATGCCGTTTCCGGTGAAGAAGGCTCCTGCCGAACAGATTAGTTCGGATTAGTTTGCCGAACTATCAATGGACTATTCGCCATAGGGCTATTTATACTTACCTGTTGCGGCTAAGTTGAAAAGAATGGAGCCAGCATATAAGGAAGTGATGGAGTTGATGCATAAGTTGGATGGGGTTACTACATAAGTTAAAAGGTAAACAAAAGGACAAGGGCTGGATTACGCGGGGAGAACGATCTTGGAGACGCCTCCTCGAGCGAACTGCGAACTCTTCCTCTCTCTCAAACTATCCCTCGAAAACCATTTCACCGGAAACCCGGTGTGTGCGCGCAGGCCAGAAATGTTAGCTCTCTCCTTTCTTCACCCTTCTTGCCTCTCCCTTCTTTTGCCCTCCCTTCCCCCCTTTTCGTCCTCAGTTGTCCACGCGCTCGGGTCTTCTGAGGACTCTCCTCTTCCTCGTCGGCTCCTGACGCTACGACGGGTACGAAGCCGCCTTTCGGCCTTTCACCGGAAACCCGGTGTGTCTGTCCGCACAGCCAGAGCCCCATCGATCGATTTCACCGGAAACCCGGTGTGTCTGTGTCACCCTCGCTTCTTTCCTTTCATTTTCCACCGGAAACCCGGTGTCCGCGTTCAGTGTCGTGCGTACCGGTTTCCGCCTCCACACCCACACTTTGGTACCTCGAGATCGACACCTCGAGGGTAATCGGGACCGAAGCGCCGGCGGACGAAGACGGTCTCTATTCCGGTCACAGCCCGGTAAGATCTGGCCACAGTCCCACAAAATCAACTCAGTCACAGGTTCAGTACCGGTAGGCAACTTGATTCAGCAGTACAGCGATTCAATAGTCGTACAGCGATTCAGTAGTAGTACAGCTCTAGTTCGTGTCCACAGTTACCACAACTGGTTTCAGTTCCCCGGAGTCGGTTCTCGGCGTCCGGGTCGCGAGTTTGAATACCCGTCCCCGGTGGAATCGGTGCGCTCACCACCGCTTCACATTCGGGACAGCCGATACGCATGCGTGGACGGCCTGCTCGAGACATACCCCAGTGATAGTTTCTCACCTGCGTTAGTTATGCTAAACGTAACATTTAGTCGGGTTCTCCTGGCATCGATTCGCCGCTTGTCCCGCCGTTCTCCGCCTCTGACGGCCGGACAATCGAAATTTCTGATATTCCTAACTGGCACGACCACTATCCAGTACTCTATTACAATCGTTTCATAGTTTAATGATATAAAGACAGTTCCTTAGGAAGGCCTGTACGAACACTCCTATTCGTTCGAGCAACCGTTTTCCCGAATTCCTTTCTCAACCCCTGAAAAACACCATACTGCGTGGCCTTAAACGGTCTGTAACTCCGGAGAAACAATCAGAAATACAGTGTAACACAGTGTATCTTCATCTTGTTATCTATTAGTGACCTATTTCTCCCCGAACGGCTTCCTATTCGCCTGCATCGCGTAATTTCGCTCGAGGGACGGTCTGGGAGGCTTCTGCAACGGTTGGAAGGAGGTCAATCCTTTATTACTTCATCCCCAGAGTGATTGATCGAGGACAATGAGCACGACCGAGACCACTTCCGGCGTTGCGACCCAGGAACTGTCGTTCGAGGAGGAAGCCGAAGAGGAGTCGTCCGAACTGACCAAGGACGACATCTTCCACATCCTGCAGACGCGGCGTCGCCGGGACGCGCTGCGGTACCTGCAGGGAACCGACGAGCCGGTACGCATGCGCGATCTCGCAGAGCAGGTAGCGGCCTGGGAGAACGAGACGACCGTCGAGCAGCTGAGTTCGGACGAGCGCCAGCGCGTGTACATCTCGCTGTACCAGTCGCACCTGCCGAAACTCGACGAGGAGGGGATCATCAACTACAACCAGAGTCGCGGGATCGTCGAGCGCACGCCCGCGGCCGACCAGTTCGATCCGTACCTCGAGCCGACCGACGAGGAGGCGGCCGACGCGGAGCGGCCGTCGATCGGCACGGAGGGCTACTACGCGGGCGCGGCGTTCGTGAGCACGCTCCTCTTGCTTACCGCCGCGGTCGGCCTGACGACGCTGTCCGGCGTCGCCCTCGGCGGAACGATCCTGGCGCTGTTCGTCACCGTGACGGTCGCACAGCTTTCGATGGCGTAACTACCGGCGGGACCGGTTGCGTTACAGTTGACTCACGATCACGGCGACAGACCACTCGCGGGGGCGGCCGATTTACCGCATCGACAATCGCGATCGACTTTCACTTCGTCGGAACGCAACTCCTCGGAGAGACATCACTGATCGGTTGAGGTTGCTGCTCGAGACGCACATTTTCCCGAGGGGCTCGCTCGACGCTTCGAGGGGAACCGAGCGGTCACCGCGTGACCGTCACGTCCTCGAACTCGAGAAAGGCGGTTTCGTACCCGTCGTGGCGCGATACCTGCGGGGGCGCGTCGACGACGACCGTGACCAGATCACCCGCCTCGAGTGGATCGATGTCGACCCCGTAGTGGTGGCCCAGTTCCGGATCGAGCGTTTCCTCGAGTCGCTCCGTGACGACGGCGTCTCCGTCGCGTTCGACCGTCGCCTCGAGGGCGGCGAACGGGAGGGCGACGTCGTTGTACGGTGTCCGTAAACAGACGACGAGGCGCGTCCCACCCTCGAAGTCGCCGCTTCGATCGAGTTTTGACCGGTCGTTCTCGAGATCTGACCGCTCGACCTCGAGAATCGAGTGGGCGGCGTCGGCCGTCCGCTCGCTTCCCAGTCGTTCCCCGGGAAGGTCCTCGATCGGGCGGCTCGCCGACGCCGACGCCGGCGCCCGCGGCGTTTCCTTGCCGTGTTCGTGACCCGAACCTCCGTTCTCGTGGTCCGCGCGGTGATCCACGAGCGAAAGCGCGTCTCGCGTCCCCCGCCGGTCGTCCGCGAGCAGTTCGAACTCGAGGTCGTGAATATCCGACCGGCTGTACGTAAATTCGATCCTCGAGCACATCGACGACGCCGACTCGAACCGGCCGTCGAACGCACCGGCGGCCGTCGCTTCGAGCGGGCCGACACGCACTCGAGCGGTGTACTCGCCCTCCTCGGGGAGGGAGACGTTGTCTCCGTAGTGAAAGCCCATCCGCTGGGAGAGCATCGGCCACGGCGCTCGCTCGAGGATGGGGTCCCCGTCGCGGCCGATCTCGAGGCGATATTCACCGGAAGGACGGTGTCCGATTCGGGGTCCCAGACGGTACACATCAGGTGAAGCGAATCTTCCGTAGTGACGTCGACGCGTTCGATCTCACCCGCGACGACCCAGAACCGATGCGGGATGGTGTAGGTCAGTTCGACGGCGTACTCGCCGTCCGCTGC contains:
- a CDS encoding DUF7350 domain-containing protein; its protein translation is MYRLGPRIGHRPSGEYRLEIGRDGDPILERAPWPMLSQRMGFHYGDNVSLPEEGEYTARVRVGPLEATAAGAFDGRFESASSMCSRIEFTYSRSDIHDLEFELLADDRRGTRDALSLVDHRADHENGGSGHEHGKETPRAPASASASRPIEDLPGERLGSERTADAAHSILEVERSDLENDRSKLDRSGDFEGGTRLVVCLRTPYNDVALPFAALEATVERDGDAVVTERLEETLDPELGHHYGVDIDPLEAGDLVTVVVDAPPQVSRHDGYETAFLEFEDVTVTR
- the otsB gene encoding trehalose-phosphatase, which encodes MSEKVVSDEAVTPPPPLSSRLPWLRTELRNASRLLVCLDFDGTLAPIVDDPDAAAPTEANQRALDSLAEVPPVSTAVVSGRSLTDVRSRVQGPDVYAGNHGLELERDGTVSVHPVARKRAESIDEVCAALETVLEPIPNCRVENKRLTATVHVRSVPPVGRDIVFQRVTEIVARFGDDALSLSTGKAVIEVSPAVPWGKGDAVELIEADCPPETFVLYLGDDTTDESAFRAVQSGGLGVHVGAGRDTAAAAGLESPAAVAPFLDWLAETGVRLVAGQARPSRERAVALAPGQ
- a CDS encoding alpha,alpha-trehalose-phosphate synthase (UDP-forming), whose amino-acid sequence is MRNPEERPATDDSDAVRRRLERPTKGSSDDELDVPPSLLVVSNRQPYRHEYDTSSDGVGGGDGSGTALATTAQRERTITVDEPTGGLTAGLDPVLQRANGTWIAWGDGEADREVTDENDCVAVPPGEGSYTLRRLWLSEEAVDAYYYGFSNRVLWPLCHELTDLIEHREGDRDWYRTVNRRFATAVAEHATDETVVWLQDYHLGYAPALIRESVPDSTTIAQFWHIPWPEPGAFEHCPGKRELLRGLLGNDLLSFHVDRYATSFLECVERFVPAATVDSETRRVEYDGRTIRVDATPMGVDARKHDHNARAVDISRWRSLRESYGIPEDCAIGVGVDRLDYTKGIPERLAAVERLFEHHPEWRERFAFIQKATPSRTDVPAYARLGDRVRSEVDRINDRFATDDWRPIVYTDEFLPRDDLCTLYRRADVTVVSPLFDGMNLVAQEFVASNVEADGSLVLSEHAGAHEQLGEFALTIDPRDTDQFADTIASALSMSDRERRRRMTALRDRVFANDLDSWMASQFDQLNRLAANRRPSKSRRNALDSSRDELAPDPPRDTTALDSLRHE
- a CDS encoding M24 family metallopeptidase, coding for MNGLFERRTTACQHRLEEVGADAAVLFPSPNLTYLTGFDESPSERHLLLVVPRTGEPAFVAPSMYDEQLAATHVADVRLWDDGDDPLELLERVFDDRETGGRHDDDGGSLLVDDRMWAMFTQDLRRVRPAAEFGLASSVFEPLRIRKDDSELEALRRAGVLADRVAREIRERGSEFVGSTEAELAAEIDRLLEDGGGVKPAFTTIVAAGPNGARPHHHSGDRVIEAGEPVVLDFGAFVDADLPAGTARYPGDQTRTIVLEGEPPTEYEPVHDVVERAQAAAVDTVEPGVTAAAVDRAARDVIEDAGYGDAFVHRTGHGVGLEVHEPPYIVAGNDRVLEPGMVFSVEPGIYLEGQFGVRIEDLVVVTEDGPERLNDSPRGW
- a CDS encoding Cdc6/Cdc18 family protein; translated protein: MSSSGDDLFTREDPIFENKELLEINHLPEEGRIVGRDDEISELANAVNPAIFGQSPSNLLIYGKTGTGKSLCAKHISERLVRVAKEEGVTAEFAYVDCAQDNTETQAVQTIAYSLNTPDVTGIKIPDKGLSTSTYYKRLWNVLDSQYGVVLIILDEVDKLDDDDILMQLSRAGEAGKLTDCKIGVIGISNKIKYKDRMDERVKSSLCEREFVFPPYDANQLRDIMQARSDAFKDGVLEPSVIPRAAALAAREHGDARKAIDILRYAGEIAQSNGSETVREEFVVQARERAETDRFRELIRGSTPHSRYVLQALAVLSLNTPDEDGFRTTKIFDVYEEICRQEGSDTLSLRRVRDLLKEHAFLDIIEQSRHSGGSAEGSYTEHQLLEDPDVVRKVLVETVEG
- a CDS encoding amphi-Trp domain-containing protein, producing MAAIDSERQLSRNEVAAYLREFADELETETIPASSDDPVAGQKMTLVAGNQSATINPPTDVGFNVRVDDDSSLMDDDTRRVTFELEWNRADVPADDELGVE
- a CDS encoding DUF7344 domain-containing protein; translation: MSTTETTSGVATQELSFEEEAEEESSELTKDDIFHILQTRRRRDALRYLQGTDEPVRMRDLAEQVAAWENETTVEQLSSDERQRVYISLYQSHLPKLDEEGIINYNQSRGIVERTPAADQFDPYLEPTDEEAADAERPSIGTEGYYAGAAFVSTLLLLTAAVGLTTLSGVALGGTILALFVTVTVAQLSMA